Below is a genomic region from Coleofasciculus sp. FACHB-1120.
AGCAAGTAGGCTCCAGCTTTAACTTGTTCAATTCCTTTGAAAAGCGCTTCTTCTGCCACGCGGATTAACTTAGCCGCTTCTGGTGTCACCTCACCCACGGCAATGGTAATGCAAGAATCACCGTGATAGCCCTGGAAATAAGCACCTGTATCGACTTTCAAGACATCGCCAGTCCGAATCACTTTTTTGGGGTTGGGAATCCCATGCACGACTTCATTGTTGATGCTGGAGCAAATCGAACCGGGGAAACCGTGATATCCCTTAAAACTGGGCGTTGCCCCCATTTCGCGGATGCGCTTTTCGGCGTAAGCATCTAAATCCGCCGTTGTCATACCGGGCTGCACCATCTCTTGAATTTCTTTCAGCACGGTTGCCACAATCTTCGCCGCCTGTCGCATGATTTCAATTTCACGCTGTGACTTAATTTCAATGCCACGGCGTTGTTTTTTCTCGCGGGGAGGTTGAGCGGGTTGGAAAAGCAGATTGTTCAGGATGTTCATTTGACAGATGGCGAGTGGTGGGATGTCAACAGGGTAAAGCGATCGCTCCTCCCGCCTGCTTCTGGGGTGATTGACGACTGAGGAAGCACTCTCCCTGTTAATTTGTCAGGTATTTATTATCTTAAGTTAACTTTGTTGAAACCATTCCTAGGGCGGGAGGCTCCACGGTTGTTCTCGCATCTTAATCAGTTCGCGATTACAGCTATCAACTGGTATTAAGGCTGGTTCTGTCGCGCTGCCATCAACTCCTTGAATCGAGGCTTAAAGGCTTCAATTGCCTCCTGAGTGGGCTGGGTTTTTTGCCATGCAGGACGTTGCACCAAGTTCTCACACCAGGCACTCAGTTTAGGATGGTTATCCAGCGATACGCCTAGCATGGGCAACAACGGCACCATCGTTCCGGCGACAATCTCAGCGAGGGTGAGACTAGGGCTACCCGCAAAGTATCGATCTTCGCCCAGTAAACTCTCAAAAAAGTTCAATACTGTCAGAATTTTCTGCTTTGACTGCTCCAACTGCTGTTCGTCTGCATCCAAGCCCATCATTTGATTCGCGAATGGGTTTATGGCAGGCAACAGTTCGTTGACAGTCACCATTTCCACCATCCGCACGGTTGCTAGCGCCTTGACATCCGTAGGTAGTAAGGCAGGCGTGGGATATTTTGCCTCTAGATAGTCAAGGATGGCTAAAGATTCTATGACGTTAAAGCCATCATCCACTAAAACTGGAATGTGGTGGAAGGGATTCATCGCTAGAAATTCTGGGTGAAATTGATCGCCATCCATATTCAGCGATACCAGCTCAAAGGGAATTTCTTTCTCCAGTAGCGCCACCC
It encodes:
- the map gene encoding type I methionyl aminopeptidase yields the protein MNILNNLLFQPAQPPREKKQRRGIEIKSQREIEIMRQAAKIVATVLKEIQEMVQPGMTTADLDAYAEKRIREMGATPSFKGYHGFPGSICSSINNEVVHGIPNPKKVIRTGDVLKVDTGAYFQGYHGDSCITIAVGEVTPEAAKLIRVAEEALFKGIEQVKAGAYLLDLAGAIQDHVLGNGFSIVEDFTGHGVGRNLHEEPSVFNFRTREMPNVKLRAGMTLAIEPILNAGSKFTRILSDKWTAVTVDNALSAQFEHTVLVTEDGYEILTDRSKV
- a CDS encoding glutathione S-transferase family protein codes for the protein MLKLYHTPLSANSRRVWVALLEKEIPFELVSLNMDGDQFHPEFLAMNPFHHIPVLVDDGFNVIESLAILDYLEAKYPTPALLPTDVKALATVRMVEMVTVNELLPAINPFANQMMGLDADEQQLEQSKQKILTVLNFFESLLGEDRYFAGSPSLTLAEIVAGTMVPLLPMLGVSLDNHPKLSAWCENLVQRPAWQKTQPTQEAIEAFKPRFKELMAARQNQP